The proteins below are encoded in one region of Telopea speciosissima isolate NSW1024214 ecotype Mountain lineage chromosome 10, Tspe_v1, whole genome shotgun sequence:
- the LOC122643587 gene encoding caffeic acid 3-O-methyltransferase-like — protein MKVLLASKNFQGTKITEYPWKFYWLPRISRLLILGTNSGSGADSNSNSNSDSLVLILTLTLILTDSGADLDSDSNSLGSVHVLNLRPCILCLTEILLGSLPLVNLRHCSSCLTETLLQGCNPKDHSKRYECTPTLRKILQELNRFTLDAPTQNPDAPAMLDRILCFLASYEIITYSQVISGGDDDDGQVQRYYLKDAVLEGGIPFNKAHGMEFYEYLGMDPSFNEVFNKTMFDLSITLMKGILEIYEGFEKANVVVDVGGGLGENLDLITSKYNIKGINFDLPHVIATASAYPGVEHVAGNMFLSVPKGDIIFMKMILHNWSDDHCLRLLKKCHEALPDDGKVVVVETILPTVPETNFLAKNVFGSDLLMMAQQVGGKERTEKEYRALAMGVGFEGFKFICRVVAASIMEFHKMT, from the exons ATGAAAGTTTTActggcttccaagaatttccaaggGACAAAAATAACTGAATATCCATGGAAGTTTTACTGGCTTCCAAGGATTTCCAGGCTTCTAATTCTAGGTACTAATTCTGGTTCCGGTGCTGATTCTAACTCTAATTCTAATTCCGACTCTCTGGTGCTGATTCTAACCCTAACTCTGATTCTGACTGACTCTGGTGCTGATCTTGATTCTGACTCTAATTCTCTTGGATCAGTTCATGTACTGAATCTAAGACCCTGCATCTTATGTCTAACTGAAATTCTTCTAGGATCACTACCTCTTGTGAACCTAAGACATTGTTCTTCATGCCTAACTGAAACTCTTCTCCAAGGATGCAATCCAAAGGATCATTCTAAAAGATACGAGTGTACACCAACACTCAGAAAAATTCTACAAGAGCTAAACAGATTCACACTTGATGCCCCTACACAGAACCCAGATGCCCCTGCTATGCTTGATCGTATATTGTGTTTCTTAGCCAGCTATGAAATAATCACTTACTCTCAAGTGATCtctggtggtgatgatgatgatggtcaAGTTCAAAG GTACTATTTGAAAGATGCAGTTCTTGAAGGAGGAATTCCTTTTAATAAGGCTCATGGAATGGAATTCTATGAGTATCTTGGTATGGATCCAAGTTTCAATGAAGTTTTCAATAAAACAATGTTTGACCTCTCCATTACACTTATGAAGGGAATACTTGAGATTTATGAAGGGTTTGAGAAGGCCAATGTGGTGGTTGATGTGGGTGGTGGATTAGGGGAAAATCTTGACTTGATTACTTCTAA gtataacattaAGGGTATTAACTTTGATTTGCCACATGTGATAGCTACTGCTTCTGCTTATCCCG GGGTGGAGCATGTTGCAGGGAATATGTTTCTGAGTGTTCCAAAAGGGGATATCATTTTTATGAAG ATGATACTTCATAACTGGAGTGATGATCATTGCTTGAGGTTATTGAAGAAGTGTCACGAAGCATTACCAGATGATGGAAAGGTGGTAGTTGTAGAGACAATTCTTCCAACGGTCCCTGAAACTAATTTTCTGGCCAAAAATGTCTTTGGATCGGACTTGCTCATGATGGCTCAACAGGTTGGAGGAAAGGAGAGGACGGAGAAGGAATACAGGGCCTTGGCAATGGGTGTTGGATTTGAAGGCTTTAAATTCATCTGTCGTGTTGTGGCCGCTTCTATCATGGAATTTCACAAAATGACGTGA
- the LOC122642835 gene encoding caffeic acid 3-O-methyltransferase 1-like, giving the protein MGSLFHMVFKAAIELNLLEIMAKAGPEKQLSALEIAALLPTQNPDAPAMLDRILCFLASYEIVTCSQVISGGDDDGQVQRLYGLARVCKYFVSNQYGVSMSPLLLMIHHKACMESWYYLKDAVLEGGIPFNKAHGMEIYEYLGVDPSFNEVFNNTMFNLSITLMKGILEIYEGFEKANVVVDVGGGLGENLDLITSKYPMIKGINFDLPHVIAAAPAYPGVEHVAGNMFMSVPKGDIIFMKMILHNWSDDHCLRLLKKCY; this is encoded by the exons ATGGGTTCTTTGTTTCATATGGTGTTCAAAGCAGCTATAGAGCTTAATCTGCTTGAGATCATGGCTAAAGCTGGTCCAGAAAAGCAACTTTCAGCTTTAGAGATTGCAGCTTTGCTTCCAACACAGAACCCAGATGCCCCTGCTATGCTTGATCGTATATTGTGTTTCTTGGCCAGCTATGAAATAGTCACTTGCTCTCAGGTGATCtctggtggtgatgatgatggtcaAGTTCAAAGGTTGTATGGTTTAGCACGTGTTTGCAAATACTTTGTTTCAAACCAATATGGAGTTTCCATGTCTCCTTTACTTCTCATGATTCATCACAAAGCTTGCATGGAAAGCTG GTACTACTTGAAAGATGCAGTTCTTGAAGGAGGAATTCCTTTTAATAAGGCTCATGGAATGGAAATCTATGAGTATCTTGGTGTGGATCCAAGTTTCAATGAAGTTTTCAATAATACAATGTTTAACCTCTCCATTACACTTATGAAGGGAATACTTGAGATTTATGAAGGGTTTGAGAAGGCTAATGTGGTGGTTGATGTGGGTGGTGGATTAGGGGAAAATCTTGATTTGATTACTTCTAAATATCCCATGATTAAGGGTATTAACTTTGATTTGCCACATGTGATAGCTGCTGCTCCTGCTTATCCTG GGGTGGAGCATGTTGCAGGGAATATGTTTATGAGTGTTCCAAAAGGGGACATCATTTTTATGAAG ATGATACTTCATAACTGGAGTGATGACCATTGCTTGAGGTTATTGAAGAAGTGTTACTAA